From Daphnia pulicaria isolate SC F1-1A chromosome 4, SC_F0-13Bv2, whole genome shotgun sequence, one genomic window encodes:
- the LOC124338467 gene encoding uncharacterized protein LOC124338467, with protein sequence MTARISSCILLLSFFASITAGQRISTAKIGDNRYFISWQNPYAPRLNFHLAYQYCRTIAMELISLESAEEAQQLADYLRPGAAAADFWTSGNTLGTSTWLWLSNGSPFNGTFNYWPNGLEPNRSTDSNCLLVTDQTQTWRAENCAQNNHFICEQTRCYFYNFNPFAALSTSPQGNSAR encoded by the exons ATGACGGCGAGGATTTCATCTTGTATTCTACTCCTGAGTTTCTTTGCGTCCATAACCG CGGGTCAACGCATTTCTACCGCGAAAATCGGCGACAACCGATACTTCATCTCTTGGCAGAATCCCTACGCACCTCGTCTCAACTTCCATCTAGCTTACCA gTACTGTCGAACGATTGCTATGGAGCTTATTAGTTTGGAATCAGCCGAAGAAGCCCAACAGCTTGCCGATTACCTTCGCCCCG GAGCCGCAGCAGCTGATTTTTGGACGTCGGGAAATACATTGGGAACTAGCACTTGGCTATGGCTGAGTAACGGATCTCCGTTTAACGGAACTTTTAACTACTGGCCCAACGGATTAGAACCTAACCG ATCAACCGATTCCAACTGTCTCCTAGTAACGGACCAGACACAAACTTGGCGAGCTGAAAACTGCGCCCAGAATAACCATTTCATTTGTGAGCAGACACGCTGCTACTTCTACAATTTCAATCCATTTGCCGCATTATCTACATCCCCTCAAGGCAACTCAGCTCGATAA
- the LOC124338463 gene encoding cytosolic carboxypeptidase 4-like isoform X1 gives MVEEEVEQEILGEWNSIAEDQEAIAALTRRTKNLLRGFKDAKHLQRFLEKLYSSVAFSKLVNLLKITRNNQTRGDILYIAQSIFEAQSANKKDAPFSSVVSPTLLLWPVLIELAFELEIVVLTEQRFLALGILNHIFKNKTNTLTVCQTVEANLLVLDVLKLLESKEGNRKLTLKQHKCAASILSSLARHKEGRQVIIEAKVVERLHAFLLALPNEKARDTLIHKIGQTILRCVPLHDLPVTNGTHSAFRYLPFESISSGSLGNGAMSDSSEESEEEEEIGDGSLPGSRNWSFCSGTKKKSKKFSPPTNPYRSAEELEQYRRHFDLKSDQYEEDELRNISKIVPPNLNRQQIYEFFARRTKSIHGFRLIPCPDWSNSSGSSGREPFYIKDRNVCRSKLFKSLNMVLNPNSYRPEVVYDLDSLLLDAEQTQSIRMEDFEAATKHRISQPNAPLEFESRFESGNLRRAIRIGSHEYDLILNADVNSFGRQQWFYFRISGEGVCSSKSYTFNVINLEKQRTLFHQGMQPLMFSVKRYMVTRTQPVWERSGTSMCYYRNGFRQSNAEQTSYWSLSFTVTVPYDNDVFYIAYHYPYTYSQLMTDVVTWLRTPFPIGYPSYSMDRLRISTLCRSPCGNPVPLLLIDYDGDAKSCCLFMSRVHPCESNSSWSMRGLVVTALQDMAQSDEKHHPLFILPMLNVDGTVHGCSRTELSNEDLNRRWLTPNLHHHPTIYHAKGLLEFICRILDAKPAVLCDMHGHSRRFNAFVYGCKGSQSWCPDDWSQKDAQGDHPTMKKLKDENGDDDDTTSLPFFVQLMQAQSPLFDTNQCCFEVEKNRETTARIVGWRHLGIKNIYTLECSLAGSNQLPLQGLQHFNTASYFQVGKALMKVTRRMC, from the exons atggtggaagaagaagtggaACAAGAAATCCTCGGTGAATGGAACTCGATCGCTGAAGATCAAGAGGCGATCGCAGCGTTGACTCGTCGAACGAAGAATCTTCTTCGCGGTTTTAAAG atgcGAAACACTTGCAACGTTTTTTGGAAAAGCTATACAGTTCCGTAGCTTTTTCGAAGTTGGTGAATCTTCTTAAG ATAACACGGAATAATCAAACCCGGGGTGATATACTTTACATTGCCCAATCTATCTTTGAAGCACAATCTGCTAACAAAAAAG ATGCTCCTTTTTCGAGTGTGGTGAGCCCTACGTTACTTCTATGGCCTGTACTAATCGAACTGGCTTTCGAGTTGGAGATTGTTGTACTAACAGAACAACGCTTTCTAGCGTTGGGCATACTCAATCACATTTTTAAGAATA AGACGAATACATTGACCGTTTGCCAAACGGTCGAGGCAAACCTACTTGTCCTCGATGTGCTGAAGTTGCTCGAGTCAAAGGAAGGAAACCGGAAACTTACACTGAAACAGCACAAGTGTGCTGCTTCCATTTTATCGAGCCTTGCGCGACATA AAGAAGGACGCCAAGTAATAATTGAAGCCAAAGTCGTAGAGCGCTTGCACGCGTTCTTGCTGGCGTTACCAAATGAAAAAGCTCGCGATACCCTCATCCACAAAATCGGGCAGACTATTCTTAGATGTGTTCCACTTCATGATCTGCCCGTAACTAACGGCACACATTCTGCCTTCCGTTACCTGCCATTTGAATCCATCTCTTCCGGATCTTTAG gtaATGGAGCGATGTCCGACTCGAGTGAAGAAAGtgaggaagaggaagaaatagGAGACGGTTCACTTCCTGGTTCTCGTAACTGGTCGTTTTGTAGTGGGACAAAAAAGAAGTCAAAGAAATTCTCACCACCGACTAATCCGTACCGAAGTGCCGAAGAACTAGAGCAATACCGACGACATTTCGATCTGAAATCCGATCAATATGAGGAAGACGAACTTAGAAACATATCTAAGATTGTACCACCAAATTTGAATCGCCAGcaaatttatgaattttttgCGCGTCGAACGAAATCCATCCATGGGTTTCGTCTTATTCCCTGTCCGGATTGGAGCAATTCGAGTGGCAGCTCAGGTAGAGAGCCCTTTTATATCAAAGACCGCAACGTCTGCAG GAGTAAACTGTTCAAATCATTGAATATGGTTTTAAATCCGAATTCGTATCGACCAGAAGTTGTTTACGATCTCGACTCTTTGTTATTGGATGCAGAACAGACTCAATCTATCCGCATGGAAGATTTTGAAGCCGCAACAAAACATCGCATTAGCCAACCCAATGCTCCCCTGGAATTCGAATCGCGCTTCGAAAGCGGCAATCTACGTCGTGCTATCAGG ATTGGAAGCCATGAATACGATTTAATACTGAATGCCGACGTCAACTCGTTTGGTCGTCAACAGTGGTTTTACTTTCGTATTTCTGGCGAAGGAGTGTGTTCATCAAAATCTTACACTTTCAACGTAATCAATTTGGAGAAGCAGCGAACGCTCTTTCATCAAG GCATGCAACCCTTGATGTTCTCTGTGAAACGGTATATGGTAACACGTACCCAGCCGGTTTGGGAGCGCAGTGGCACGTCCATGTGTTATTACCGCAACGGCTTCCGACAATCAAATGCCGAACAAACATCTTACTGGAGTCTTTCCTTCAC tgtGACCGTTCCTTACGACAATGACGTTTTCTACATTGCTTATCACTATCCGTATACTTACAGCCAATTGATG ACAGATGTAGTTACCTGGTTAAGGACTCCATTTCCTATCGGATATCCATCCTATAGCATGGATCGGTTACGAATATCGACTCTTTGCCGATCCCCTTGTGGAAACCCAGTTCCACTGTTACTCATCGATTATGATGGAGATGCGAAG TCCTGTTGCCTTTTTATGTCTCGAGTCCATCCTTGCGAATCGAATTCTTCCTGGTCCATGAGGGGCCTTGTCGTCACCGCTCTTCAGGATATGGCACAGTCTGATGAAAAGCATCATCCACTTTTTATTCTGCCAATGTTGAATGTCGACGGGACGGTGCATGGATG TAGCCGGACCGAACTAAGTAACGAGGATTTAAACCGTCGTTGGCTAACGCCAAa TTTACATCACCATCCAACCATTTATCACGCCAAG GGTTTACTCGAGTTCATATGTCGGATACTGGATGCAAAACCGGCCGTTTTGTGTGATATGCACGGTCATTCCCGTCGCTTCAACGCCTTTGTGTACGGATGTAAAGGCTCGCAGAGTTGGTGTCCAGACGATTGGTCACAGAAAGATGCTCAAGGTGACCATCCTAccatgaaaaaattgaaagacgAAAATGGTGATGATGACGACACTACCTCCTTACCG TTTTTCGTGCAATTAATGCAAGCCCAATCGCCGCTATTCGACACAAACCAATGTTGTTTTGAAGTCGAAAAGAATCGCGAAACTACTGCCAGGATAGTTGGATGGCGGCATCTAGGCATCAAGAATATCTACACTCTCGAGTGCAGTCTGGCTGGATCTAACCAACTCCCTCTACag GGCCTTCAACACTTCAATACAGCCAGCTACTTTCAAGTGGGAAAGGCTTTAATGAAAGTAACTAGACGAATGTGCTGA
- the LOC124338463 gene encoding cytosolic carboxypeptidase 4-like isoform X4, which translates to MITDKNDSSKYFLLLFLTFFLALAETNTLTVCQTVEANLLVLDVLKLLESKEGNRKLTLKQHKCAASILSSLARHKEGRQVIIEAKVVERLHAFLLALPNEKARDTLIHKIGQTILRCVPLHDLPVTNGTHSAFRYLPFESISSGSLGNGAMSDSSEESEEEEEIGDGSLPGSRNWSFCSGTKKKSKKFSPPTNPYRSAEELEQYRRHFDLKSDQYEEDELRNISKIVPPNLNRQQIYEFFARRTKSIHGFRLIPCPDWSNSSGSSGREPFYIKDRNVCRSKLFKSLNMVLNPNSYRPEVVYDLDSLLLDAEQTQSIRMEDFEAATKHRISQPNAPLEFESRFESGNLRRAIRIGSHEYDLILNADVNSFGRQQWFYFRISGEGVCSSKSYTFNVINLEKQRTLFHQGMQPLMFSVKRYMVTRTQPVWERSGTSMCYYRNGFRQSNAEQTSYWSLSFTVTVPYDNDVFYIAYHYPYTYSQLMTDVVTWLRTPFPIGYPSYSMDRLRISTLCRSPCGNPVPLLLIDYDGDAKSCCLFMSRVHPCESNSSWSMRGLVVTALQDMAQSDEKHHPLFILPMLNVDGTVHGCSRTELSNEDLNRRWLTPNLHHHPTIYHAKGLLEFICRILDAKPAVLCDMHGHSRRFNAFVYGCKGSQSWCPDDWSQKDAQGDHPTMKKLKDENGDDDDTTSLPFFVQLMQAQSPLFDTNQCCFEVEKNRETTARIVGWRHLGIKNIYTLECSLAGSNQLPLQGLQHFNTASYFQVGKALMKVTRRMC; encoded by the exons ATGATAACAGACAAGAACGACAGCTCAAAGTATTTTCTGTTACTATtcttgactttttttcttgccttGGCAGAGACGAATACATTGACCGTTTGCCAAACGGTCGAGGCAAACCTACTTGTCCTCGATGTGCTGAAGTTGCTCGAGTCAAAGGAAGGAAACCGGAAACTTACACTGAAACAGCACAAGTGTGCTGCTTCCATTTTATCGAGCCTTGCGCGACATA AAGAAGGACGCCAAGTAATAATTGAAGCCAAAGTCGTAGAGCGCTTGCACGCGTTCTTGCTGGCGTTACCAAATGAAAAAGCTCGCGATACCCTCATCCACAAAATCGGGCAGACTATTCTTAGATGTGTTCCACTTCATGATCTGCCCGTAACTAACGGCACACATTCTGCCTTCCGTTACCTGCCATTTGAATCCATCTCTTCCGGATCTTTAG gtaATGGAGCGATGTCCGACTCGAGTGAAGAAAGtgaggaagaggaagaaatagGAGACGGTTCACTTCCTGGTTCTCGTAACTGGTCGTTTTGTAGTGGGACAAAAAAGAAGTCAAAGAAATTCTCACCACCGACTAATCCGTACCGAAGTGCCGAAGAACTAGAGCAATACCGACGACATTTCGATCTGAAATCCGATCAATATGAGGAAGACGAACTTAGAAACATATCTAAGATTGTACCACCAAATTTGAATCGCCAGcaaatttatgaattttttgCGCGTCGAACGAAATCCATCCATGGGTTTCGTCTTATTCCCTGTCCGGATTGGAGCAATTCGAGTGGCAGCTCAGGTAGAGAGCCCTTTTATATCAAAGACCGCAACGTCTGCAG GAGTAAACTGTTCAAATCATTGAATATGGTTTTAAATCCGAATTCGTATCGACCAGAAGTTGTTTACGATCTCGACTCTTTGTTATTGGATGCAGAACAGACTCAATCTATCCGCATGGAAGATTTTGAAGCCGCAACAAAACATCGCATTAGCCAACCCAATGCTCCCCTGGAATTCGAATCGCGCTTCGAAAGCGGCAATCTACGTCGTGCTATCAGG ATTGGAAGCCATGAATACGATTTAATACTGAATGCCGACGTCAACTCGTTTGGTCGTCAACAGTGGTTTTACTTTCGTATTTCTGGCGAAGGAGTGTGTTCATCAAAATCTTACACTTTCAACGTAATCAATTTGGAGAAGCAGCGAACGCTCTTTCATCAAG GCATGCAACCCTTGATGTTCTCTGTGAAACGGTATATGGTAACACGTACCCAGCCGGTTTGGGAGCGCAGTGGCACGTCCATGTGTTATTACCGCAACGGCTTCCGACAATCAAATGCCGAACAAACATCTTACTGGAGTCTTTCCTTCAC tgtGACCGTTCCTTACGACAATGACGTTTTCTACATTGCTTATCACTATCCGTATACTTACAGCCAATTGATG ACAGATGTAGTTACCTGGTTAAGGACTCCATTTCCTATCGGATATCCATCCTATAGCATGGATCGGTTACGAATATCGACTCTTTGCCGATCCCCTTGTGGAAACCCAGTTCCACTGTTACTCATCGATTATGATGGAGATGCGAAG TCCTGTTGCCTTTTTATGTCTCGAGTCCATCCTTGCGAATCGAATTCTTCCTGGTCCATGAGGGGCCTTGTCGTCACCGCTCTTCAGGATATGGCACAGTCTGATGAAAAGCATCATCCACTTTTTATTCTGCCAATGTTGAATGTCGACGGGACGGTGCATGGATG TAGCCGGACCGAACTAAGTAACGAGGATTTAAACCGTCGTTGGCTAACGCCAAa TTTACATCACCATCCAACCATTTATCACGCCAAG GGTTTACTCGAGTTCATATGTCGGATACTGGATGCAAAACCGGCCGTTTTGTGTGATATGCACGGTCATTCCCGTCGCTTCAACGCCTTTGTGTACGGATGTAAAGGCTCGCAGAGTTGGTGTCCAGACGATTGGTCACAGAAAGATGCTCAAGGTGACCATCCTAccatgaaaaaattgaaagacgAAAATGGTGATGATGACGACACTACCTCCTTACCG TTTTTCGTGCAATTAATGCAAGCCCAATCGCCGCTATTCGACACAAACCAATGTTGTTTTGAAGTCGAAAAGAATCGCGAAACTACTGCCAGGATAGTTGGATGGCGGCATCTAGGCATCAAGAATATCTACACTCTCGAGTGCAGTCTGGCTGGATCTAACCAACTCCCTCTACag GGCCTTCAACACTTCAATACAGCCAGCTACTTTCAAGTGGGAAAGGCTTTAATGAAAGTAACTAGACGAATGTGCTGA
- the LOC124338463 gene encoding cytosolic carboxypeptidase 4-like isoform X3 — protein sequence MLLFRVWFANISRPLALSNAHVDFQNLDKLKNHMITDKNDSSKYFLLLFLTFFLALAETNTLTVCQTVEANLLVLDVLKLLESKEGNRKLTLKQHKCAASILSSLARHKEGRQVIIEAKVVERLHAFLLALPNEKARDTLIHKIGQTILRCVPLHDLPVTNGTHSAFRYLPFESISSGSLGNGAMSDSSEESEEEEEIGDGSLPGSRNWSFCSGTKKKSKKFSPPTNPYRSAEELEQYRRHFDLKSDQYEEDELRNISKIVPPNLNRQQIYEFFARRTKSIHGFRLIPCPDWSNSSGSSGREPFYIKDRNVCRSKLFKSLNMVLNPNSYRPEVVYDLDSLLLDAEQTQSIRMEDFEAATKHRISQPNAPLEFESRFESGNLRRAIRIGSHEYDLILNADVNSFGRQQWFYFRISGEGVCSSKSYTFNVINLEKQRTLFHQGMQPLMFSVKRYMVTRTQPVWERSGTSMCYYRNGFRQSNAEQTSYWSLSFTVTVPYDNDVFYIAYHYPYTYSQLMTDVVTWLRTPFPIGYPSYSMDRLRISTLCRSPCGNPVPLLLIDYDGDAKSCCLFMSRVHPCESNSSWSMRGLVVTALQDMAQSDEKHHPLFILPMLNVDGTVHGCSRTELSNEDLNRRWLTPNLHHHPTIYHAKGLLEFICRILDAKPAVLCDMHGHSRRFNAFVYGCKGSQSWCPDDWSQKDAQGDHPTMKKLKDENGDDDDTTSLPFFVQLMQAQSPLFDTNQCCFEVEKNRETTARIVGWRHLGIKNIYTLECSLAGSNQLPLQGLQHFNTASYFQVGKALMKVTRRMC from the exons ATGCTCCTTTTTCGAGTGTG GTTTGCCAACATTTCTCGGCCTCTCGCACTCTCAAATGCGCACGTAGATTTTCAAAACTTggataaactaaaaaatcatATGATAACAGACAAGAACGACAGCTCAAAGTATTTTCTGTTACTATtcttgactttttttcttgccttGGCAGAGACGAATACATTGACCGTTTGCCAAACGGTCGAGGCAAACCTACTTGTCCTCGATGTGCTGAAGTTGCTCGAGTCAAAGGAAGGAAACCGGAAACTTACACTGAAACAGCACAAGTGTGCTGCTTCCATTTTATCGAGCCTTGCGCGACATA AAGAAGGACGCCAAGTAATAATTGAAGCCAAAGTCGTAGAGCGCTTGCACGCGTTCTTGCTGGCGTTACCAAATGAAAAAGCTCGCGATACCCTCATCCACAAAATCGGGCAGACTATTCTTAGATGTGTTCCACTTCATGATCTGCCCGTAACTAACGGCACACATTCTGCCTTCCGTTACCTGCCATTTGAATCCATCTCTTCCGGATCTTTAG gtaATGGAGCGATGTCCGACTCGAGTGAAGAAAGtgaggaagaggaagaaatagGAGACGGTTCACTTCCTGGTTCTCGTAACTGGTCGTTTTGTAGTGGGACAAAAAAGAAGTCAAAGAAATTCTCACCACCGACTAATCCGTACCGAAGTGCCGAAGAACTAGAGCAATACCGACGACATTTCGATCTGAAATCCGATCAATATGAGGAAGACGAACTTAGAAACATATCTAAGATTGTACCACCAAATTTGAATCGCCAGcaaatttatgaattttttgCGCGTCGAACGAAATCCATCCATGGGTTTCGTCTTATTCCCTGTCCGGATTGGAGCAATTCGAGTGGCAGCTCAGGTAGAGAGCCCTTTTATATCAAAGACCGCAACGTCTGCAG GAGTAAACTGTTCAAATCATTGAATATGGTTTTAAATCCGAATTCGTATCGACCAGAAGTTGTTTACGATCTCGACTCTTTGTTATTGGATGCAGAACAGACTCAATCTATCCGCATGGAAGATTTTGAAGCCGCAACAAAACATCGCATTAGCCAACCCAATGCTCCCCTGGAATTCGAATCGCGCTTCGAAAGCGGCAATCTACGTCGTGCTATCAGG ATTGGAAGCCATGAATACGATTTAATACTGAATGCCGACGTCAACTCGTTTGGTCGTCAACAGTGGTTTTACTTTCGTATTTCTGGCGAAGGAGTGTGTTCATCAAAATCTTACACTTTCAACGTAATCAATTTGGAGAAGCAGCGAACGCTCTTTCATCAAG GCATGCAACCCTTGATGTTCTCTGTGAAACGGTATATGGTAACACGTACCCAGCCGGTTTGGGAGCGCAGTGGCACGTCCATGTGTTATTACCGCAACGGCTTCCGACAATCAAATGCCGAACAAACATCTTACTGGAGTCTTTCCTTCAC tgtGACCGTTCCTTACGACAATGACGTTTTCTACATTGCTTATCACTATCCGTATACTTACAGCCAATTGATG ACAGATGTAGTTACCTGGTTAAGGACTCCATTTCCTATCGGATATCCATCCTATAGCATGGATCGGTTACGAATATCGACTCTTTGCCGATCCCCTTGTGGAAACCCAGTTCCACTGTTACTCATCGATTATGATGGAGATGCGAAG TCCTGTTGCCTTTTTATGTCTCGAGTCCATCCTTGCGAATCGAATTCTTCCTGGTCCATGAGGGGCCTTGTCGTCACCGCTCTTCAGGATATGGCACAGTCTGATGAAAAGCATCATCCACTTTTTATTCTGCCAATGTTGAATGTCGACGGGACGGTGCATGGATG TAGCCGGACCGAACTAAGTAACGAGGATTTAAACCGTCGTTGGCTAACGCCAAa TTTACATCACCATCCAACCATTTATCACGCCAAG GGTTTACTCGAGTTCATATGTCGGATACTGGATGCAAAACCGGCCGTTTTGTGTGATATGCACGGTCATTCCCGTCGCTTCAACGCCTTTGTGTACGGATGTAAAGGCTCGCAGAGTTGGTGTCCAGACGATTGGTCACAGAAAGATGCTCAAGGTGACCATCCTAccatgaaaaaattgaaagacgAAAATGGTGATGATGACGACACTACCTCCTTACCG TTTTTCGTGCAATTAATGCAAGCCCAATCGCCGCTATTCGACACAAACCAATGTTGTTTTGAAGTCGAAAAGAATCGCGAAACTACTGCCAGGATAGTTGGATGGCGGCATCTAGGCATCAAGAATATCTACACTCTCGAGTGCAGTCTGGCTGGATCTAACCAACTCCCTCTACag GGCCTTCAACACTTCAATACAGCCAGCTACTTTCAAGTGGGAAAGGCTTTAATGAAAGTAACTAGACGAATGTGCTGA
- the LOC124338463 gene encoding cytosolic carboxypeptidase 4-like isoform X2 encodes MVEEEVEQEILGEWNSIAEDQEAIAALTRRTKNLLRGFKDAKHLQRFLEKLYSSVAFSKLVNLLKITRNNQTRGDILYIAQSIFEAQSANKKETNTLTVCQTVEANLLVLDVLKLLESKEGNRKLTLKQHKCAASILSSLARHKEGRQVIIEAKVVERLHAFLLALPNEKARDTLIHKIGQTILRCVPLHDLPVTNGTHSAFRYLPFESISSGSLGNGAMSDSSEESEEEEEIGDGSLPGSRNWSFCSGTKKKSKKFSPPTNPYRSAEELEQYRRHFDLKSDQYEEDELRNISKIVPPNLNRQQIYEFFARRTKSIHGFRLIPCPDWSNSSGSSGREPFYIKDRNVCRSKLFKSLNMVLNPNSYRPEVVYDLDSLLLDAEQTQSIRMEDFEAATKHRISQPNAPLEFESRFESGNLRRAIRIGSHEYDLILNADVNSFGRQQWFYFRISGEGVCSSKSYTFNVINLEKQRTLFHQGMQPLMFSVKRYMVTRTQPVWERSGTSMCYYRNGFRQSNAEQTSYWSLSFTVTVPYDNDVFYIAYHYPYTYSQLMTDVVTWLRTPFPIGYPSYSMDRLRISTLCRSPCGNPVPLLLIDYDGDAKSCCLFMSRVHPCESNSSWSMRGLVVTALQDMAQSDEKHHPLFILPMLNVDGTVHGCSRTELSNEDLNRRWLTPNLHHHPTIYHAKGLLEFICRILDAKPAVLCDMHGHSRRFNAFVYGCKGSQSWCPDDWSQKDAQGDHPTMKKLKDENGDDDDTTSLPFFVQLMQAQSPLFDTNQCCFEVEKNRETTARIVGWRHLGIKNIYTLECSLAGSNQLPLQGLQHFNTASYFQVGKALMKVTRRMC; translated from the exons atggtggaagaagaagtggaACAAGAAATCCTCGGTGAATGGAACTCGATCGCTGAAGATCAAGAGGCGATCGCAGCGTTGACTCGTCGAACGAAGAATCTTCTTCGCGGTTTTAAAG atgcGAAACACTTGCAACGTTTTTTGGAAAAGCTATACAGTTCCGTAGCTTTTTCGAAGTTGGTGAATCTTCTTAAG ATAACACGGAATAATCAAACCCGGGGTGATATACTTTACATTGCCCAATCTATCTTTGAAGCACAATCTGCTAACAAAAAAG AGACGAATACATTGACCGTTTGCCAAACGGTCGAGGCAAACCTACTTGTCCTCGATGTGCTGAAGTTGCTCGAGTCAAAGGAAGGAAACCGGAAACTTACACTGAAACAGCACAAGTGTGCTGCTTCCATTTTATCGAGCCTTGCGCGACATA AAGAAGGACGCCAAGTAATAATTGAAGCCAAAGTCGTAGAGCGCTTGCACGCGTTCTTGCTGGCGTTACCAAATGAAAAAGCTCGCGATACCCTCATCCACAAAATCGGGCAGACTATTCTTAGATGTGTTCCACTTCATGATCTGCCCGTAACTAACGGCACACATTCTGCCTTCCGTTACCTGCCATTTGAATCCATCTCTTCCGGATCTTTAG gtaATGGAGCGATGTCCGACTCGAGTGAAGAAAGtgaggaagaggaagaaatagGAGACGGTTCACTTCCTGGTTCTCGTAACTGGTCGTTTTGTAGTGGGACAAAAAAGAAGTCAAAGAAATTCTCACCACCGACTAATCCGTACCGAAGTGCCGAAGAACTAGAGCAATACCGACGACATTTCGATCTGAAATCCGATCAATATGAGGAAGACGAACTTAGAAACATATCTAAGATTGTACCACCAAATTTGAATCGCCAGcaaatttatgaattttttgCGCGTCGAACGAAATCCATCCATGGGTTTCGTCTTATTCCCTGTCCGGATTGGAGCAATTCGAGTGGCAGCTCAGGTAGAGAGCCCTTTTATATCAAAGACCGCAACGTCTGCAG GAGTAAACTGTTCAAATCATTGAATATGGTTTTAAATCCGAATTCGTATCGACCAGAAGTTGTTTACGATCTCGACTCTTTGTTATTGGATGCAGAACAGACTCAATCTATCCGCATGGAAGATTTTGAAGCCGCAACAAAACATCGCATTAGCCAACCCAATGCTCCCCTGGAATTCGAATCGCGCTTCGAAAGCGGCAATCTACGTCGTGCTATCAGG ATTGGAAGCCATGAATACGATTTAATACTGAATGCCGACGTCAACTCGTTTGGTCGTCAACAGTGGTTTTACTTTCGTATTTCTGGCGAAGGAGTGTGTTCATCAAAATCTTACACTTTCAACGTAATCAATTTGGAGAAGCAGCGAACGCTCTTTCATCAAG GCATGCAACCCTTGATGTTCTCTGTGAAACGGTATATGGTAACACGTACCCAGCCGGTTTGGGAGCGCAGTGGCACGTCCATGTGTTATTACCGCAACGGCTTCCGACAATCAAATGCCGAACAAACATCTTACTGGAGTCTTTCCTTCAC tgtGACCGTTCCTTACGACAATGACGTTTTCTACATTGCTTATCACTATCCGTATACTTACAGCCAATTGATG ACAGATGTAGTTACCTGGTTAAGGACTCCATTTCCTATCGGATATCCATCCTATAGCATGGATCGGTTACGAATATCGACTCTTTGCCGATCCCCTTGTGGAAACCCAGTTCCACTGTTACTCATCGATTATGATGGAGATGCGAAG TCCTGTTGCCTTTTTATGTCTCGAGTCCATCCTTGCGAATCGAATTCTTCCTGGTCCATGAGGGGCCTTGTCGTCACCGCTCTTCAGGATATGGCACAGTCTGATGAAAAGCATCATCCACTTTTTATTCTGCCAATGTTGAATGTCGACGGGACGGTGCATGGATG TAGCCGGACCGAACTAAGTAACGAGGATTTAAACCGTCGTTGGCTAACGCCAAa TTTACATCACCATCCAACCATTTATCACGCCAAG GGTTTACTCGAGTTCATATGTCGGATACTGGATGCAAAACCGGCCGTTTTGTGTGATATGCACGGTCATTCCCGTCGCTTCAACGCCTTTGTGTACGGATGTAAAGGCTCGCAGAGTTGGTGTCCAGACGATTGGTCACAGAAAGATGCTCAAGGTGACCATCCTAccatgaaaaaattgaaagacgAAAATGGTGATGATGACGACACTACCTCCTTACCG TTTTTCGTGCAATTAATGCAAGCCCAATCGCCGCTATTCGACACAAACCAATGTTGTTTTGAAGTCGAAAAGAATCGCGAAACTACTGCCAGGATAGTTGGATGGCGGCATCTAGGCATCAAGAATATCTACACTCTCGAGTGCAGTCTGGCTGGATCTAACCAACTCCCTCTACag GGCCTTCAACACTTCAATACAGCCAGCTACTTTCAAGTGGGAAAGGCTTTAATGAAAGTAACTAGACGAATGTGCTGA